One Oscillospiraceae bacterium genomic region harbors:
- a CDS encoding ABC transporter permease, producing MKISDEISLSARNLLRRKGRTALTLVGVVIGTCMVVLMISLGIAQNQANDEMIQSWGDLTQIEIYGGGISVGSDGKAIKLDDAALTQIRELNNVLAATPFTNPYNLQGTVSAGRNGRYVSDIGNITALDPVALEPMGFALESGRWLDTTVINAQSKKIPVLVCEYTGYNFYDSRRSDNSPKRYRWQGQTDANGNELPPFVDVDKDKMTLTITNGDNTNPNTQTWELEVVGKLQQDASKGWWTQSGIIMSMQNLKVIEAAYNKMAKIKDTNSSYDQVYVKVDDLKNVGDVEEAIHDLGFQSTWSSNQQREDMQKQVFRSQMIFGGVAAVSLLVAAINIINTMTMAIYERTREIGVMKVLGCEINNIRTMFLMESSCIGFIGGVLGVLISLLVSFILNNLTTIMASFGQYVDLSGIMGGYGASSSTISIIPPWLMLGALVFATLIGLVSGILPANKAVKISALEAIRHD from the coding sequence ATGAAGATATCTGATGAGATCAGTCTTTCGGCGCGAAATCTTTTACGCCGCAAAGGCCGTACCGCGCTGACGCTGGTGGGTGTCGTGATTGGCACCTGCATGGTTGTGCTGATGATTTCCCTGGGAATTGCCCAGAACCAGGCCAATGACGAGATGATCCAGAGTTGGGGCGACCTGACCCAGATTGAAATTTACGGTGGCGGCATTTCTGTCGGCAGTGACGGCAAAGCAATCAAGCTGGACGATGCCGCGCTGACTCAGATCCGTGAGCTGAACAACGTGCTGGCGGCCACCCCGTTTACCAACCCTTACAATTTGCAGGGCACGGTCTCAGCCGGGCGCAATGGCAGGTATGTATCGGACATTGGCAACATTACAGCGCTGGATCCTGTGGCTCTGGAGCCGATGGGCTTTGCGCTGGAATCCGGCCGGTGGCTGGACACGACCGTCATCAATGCGCAATCCAAAAAAATTCCGGTCCTGGTCTGTGAGTACACCGGCTACAATTTTTACGACAGCCGCCGCAGCGATAACAGCCCCAAGCGTTACCGCTGGCAGGGCCAGACCGATGCCAACGGCAACGAGTTGCCGCCATTTGTGGACGTCGACAAGGACAAAATGACCTTGACCATCACCAACGGCGACAACACCAACCCCAATACCCAGACCTGGGAATTGGAAGTGGTGGGCAAGCTGCAGCAGGATGCCTCCAAGGGTTGGTGGACCCAAAGCGGCATTATCATGAGCATGCAGAACCTGAAAGTGATCGAGGCTGCCTACAACAAGATGGCCAAGATCAAGGACACCAATTCTTCCTACGATCAGGTTTACGTCAAGGTCGACGACCTGAAAAATGTGGGCGATGTGGAAGAAGCCATCCATGACCTGGGCTTTCAGAGCACCTGGTCCTCGAACCAGCAGCGGGAGGACATGCAGAAGCAAGTCTTCCGCAGCCAGATGATTTTTGGCGGTGTAGCAGCTGTTTCTCTGCTGGTGGCGGCCATCAACATCATCAATACCATGACGATGGCGATTTACGAACGCACCCGGGAAATTGGCGTTATGAAGGTCCTTGGCTGTGAGATCAATAACATCCGCACAATGTTCCTGATGGAAAGTTCCTGCATTGGATTTATTGGCGGCGTGCTGGGCGTGCTTATCAGCCTGCTGGTCAGTTTCATTTTGAACAACCTGACCACGATCATGGCGTCCTTTGGCCAGTACGTAGACCTGTCCGGCATCATGGGCGGGTATGGGGCATCCAGTTCGACCATCTCCATCATCCCACCCTGGCTGATGCTGGGTGCCCTGGTGTTTGCGACTTTGATTGGCCTTGTCTCCGGCATCCTGCCTGCCAACAAAGCCGTAAAAATCAGTGCCCTGGAGGCCATCCGCCACGACTAA
- a CDS encoding pyridoxal phosphate-dependent aminotransferase, which produces MIAQHYKDMLGAKSVIRQISEWSTARGAEIGYENVFDYSLGNPSVPAPQKFTDVCLDLLEHVDPVTLHGYTPTLTLPDVRAKVAESLNRRFGMDYTGDHIFMTTGAAGALAHAVRCIAVPGQNIVTFAPFFPEYKPYVEGAGLTLRVAPPRCEDFQVNFDVLDSLVDENTAAILINSPNNPSGTAYSAETLTKLAAYLKKKSAEYGHHIFLISDEPYREIAFGGKTIPYPAKFYDDTLTCYSFSKSLSVPGERIGYVAANPRCEDAAYIVPMCGQISRGTGHNCPSGLFQRAVAECLEETSDLSVYETNMELIYDELKALGFTVCKPDGTFYIFPKALEKDAKVFCQKAMKYDLALVPGDSFGCPGYFRMAYCIETEKVRRSFVAFEKFVSTEYGVTKQH; this is translated from the coding sequence ATGATCGCACAGCATTATAAAGACATGCTGGGGGCAAAATCGGTCATCCGCCAGATCTCGGAGTGGAGCACCGCCCGTGGCGCCGAGATCGGATACGAGAATGTGTTCGATTATTCGCTGGGCAACCCCTCGGTGCCCGCACCGCAAAAATTTACCGATGTCTGCCTGGATCTGCTGGAGCATGTGGACCCGGTCACGCTGCACGGCTACACGCCCACGCTGACCCTGCCCGACGTGCGCGCTAAGGTGGCCGAAAGCCTGAACCGCCGCTTTGGCATGGACTACACCGGCGACCATATCTTTATGACCACCGGCGCAGCCGGCGCGCTGGCCCATGCGGTGCGCTGCATTGCTGTGCCGGGGCAGAACATCGTCACTTTTGCGCCGTTCTTCCCGGAGTATAAGCCCTATGTGGAGGGTGCAGGCCTGACCCTGCGCGTGGCCCCGCCCCGCTGCGAGGATTTCCAGGTCAACTTTGACGTGCTGGACAGCCTGGTGGACGAGAACACCGCCGCCATACTCATCAACTCGCCCAATAACCCCAGCGGCACGGCCTACAGCGCCGAGACGCTGACTAAGCTGGCTGCTTACCTGAAGAAAAAGAGCGCCGAGTATGGGCACCATATCTTCCTGATCTCGGATGAGCCCTACCGCGAAATCGCCTTTGGCGGCAAGACCATCCCGTACCCCGCTAAATTCTACGATGATACGCTTACCTGCTACTCCTTCTCCAAGAGTCTGAGTGTGCCGGGCGAGCGTATCGGCTATGTGGCGGCCAACCCCCGCTGCGAGGATGCCGCCTACATCGTGCCGATGTGCGGCCAGATCTCCCGCGGCACCGGCCATAACTGCCCGTCGGGCCTGTTCCAGCGCGCCGTGGCCGAATGTCTGGAGGAGACCAGCGACCTGTCTGTCTACGAGACGAACATGGAGCTGATCTACGATGAGCTGAAAGCCCTGGGATTTACGGTCTGCAAGCCGGACGGCACCTTTTACATCTTCCCGAAAGCGCTGGAGAAGGACGCCAAAGTCTTCTGCCAGAAAGCCATGAAATATGACCTGGCGTTGGTACCGGGCGACAGCTTCGGCTGCCCGGGCTACTTCCGCATGGCCTACTGCATCGAGACCGAAAAGGTCCGCCGCAGCTTTGTGGCCTTTGAAAAATTCGTAAGCACCGAGTACGGTGTAACAAAGCAACATTAA
- a CDS encoding HAD family hydrolase, which yields MFKTVLFDLDGTLLNTIDDLADSANRVCKAHGWPEHDTAQYKYFVGNGIPKLVERFSPEDQRDPETLQKTLAEFDTVYGAHMHDKTAPYPGMPELLAKLQKNGVKMAVFSNKADEFARAVVARYFDSSLFEIVRGALPDVPTKPAPQGTCALMKKLGVTAESGEVLYVGDSNVDVATAHNAGLPCCGVLWGFRTQEELQQAGAEYLAATMQDLEKVILQ from the coding sequence ATGTTTAAAACCGTACTGTTTGACCTGGACGGCACCTTGCTGAATACCATCGACGACCTGGCTGATTCCGCCAACCGCGTGTGCAAAGCCCACGGCTGGCCGGAACATGACACCGCACAATATAAATACTTCGTCGGTAACGGCATCCCCAAACTGGTGGAGCGGTTCAGCCCCGAGGATCAGCGCGACCCAGAAACGCTGCAAAAAACGCTGGCCGAATTTGATACAGTATATGGCGCCCACATGCACGACAAAACCGCCCCGTACCCCGGTATGCCGGAATTGTTGGCGAAATTGCAAAAAAACGGCGTAAAGATGGCAGTTTTCTCAAATAAAGCCGATGAATTCGCCCGCGCCGTGGTGGCACGGTACTTCGACAGCAGCCTGTTTGAGATCGTGCGCGGCGCACTGCCCGATGTGCCCACCAAACCCGCACCCCAGGGCACCTGCGCCCTGATGAAAAAACTGGGTGTGACGGCCGAGAGCGGGGAAGTGCTCTACGTCGGCGACAGCAACGTGGATGTGGCAACGGCCCATAACGCCGGGCTGCCCTGCTGCGGCGTGCTATGGGGCTTCCGCACTCAAGAGGAATTGCAGCAGGCCGGGGCCGAGTACCTGGCCGCGACCATGCAAGACTTGGAAAAGGTGATTTTGCAGTAA
- a CDS encoding undecaprenyl-diphosphate phosphatase — MEFFLNLLRSVAYGIIEGVTEWLPISSTGHMILAEQVLKFSFSAEFMEMFRVVIQLGAILAVVVLYFKKLWPFCADNGRDSGFSRHFRWPVVRLWCKIIVACVPAAVLGLLLDDWLDAHLYNSITVALMLIIYGIAFILIERRPRVPTTTKLSRITYKQALIVGAWQVLALIPGTSRSGSTIIGGLLCGMSRPAASQFTFFLAIPVMAGASGLKLVKFLAKGGVFTLAEISALLVGCIVAFVVSMLAIRFLMNYVKKHTFTAFGWYRIALGIVVLGIWALQTFVLA, encoded by the coding sequence ATGGAATTTTTCCTAAATCTTCTGCGCTCGGTGGCGTATGGCATCATCGAGGGCGTTACCGAATGGCTGCCGATTTCCAGTACCGGCCACATGATCCTAGCGGAGCAGGTTCTTAAATTCAGTTTCAGCGCCGAGTTTATGGAGATGTTCCGCGTGGTCATCCAGCTGGGCGCGATTCTGGCGGTCGTCGTTCTCTATTTCAAAAAGCTGTGGCCGTTCTGCGCCGACAATGGCCGGGATTCCGGTTTTTCCCGGCATTTCCGCTGGCCAGTGGTGCGTCTGTGGTGCAAGATCATTGTAGCCTGCGTCCCGGCTGCGGTTTTGGGCCTGCTGCTGGATGATTGGCTGGATGCTCATCTGTATAACAGCATTACCGTGGCCCTGATGCTCATCATCTACGGTATCGCGTTTATCCTCATTGAGCGCCGCCCCCGCGTGCCCACCACTACCAAGCTGAGCCGCATCACCTACAAGCAGGCCCTCATCGTGGGTGCCTGGCAGGTTCTGGCTCTGATTCCAGGCACTTCCCGCAGCGGTTCCACCATCATTGGCGGTCTGCTTTGCGGTATGAGCCGCCCGGCTGCTTCCCAGTTCACCTTCTTCCTGGCTATTCCCGTTATGGCAGGTGCTTCGGGCCTCAAGCTTGTCAAGTTCCTGGCCAAGGGCGGCGTGTTCACCCTGGCCGAGATTTCGGCCCTGCTGGTAGGCTGCATTGTGGCTTTCGTGGTCTCCATGCTGGCCATTCGCTTCTTGATGAACTACGTGAAGAAGCATACTTTTACCGCCTTCGGCTGGTACCGCATCGCCTTGGGCATCGTTGTCCTGGGAATTTGGGCACTGCAGACTTTTGTGCTGGCATAA
- a CDS encoding phosphopantetheine-binding protein has product MTFEDLQELLAEQFSCDTSELERGVTLADLGADHEDMVELAWGLGEAVGTEIDESDLSVDFTIGELWRFVHDAEENADL; this is encoded by the coding sequence GTGACTTTTGAAGACTTGCAGGAACTGCTGGCAGAGCAGTTCAGCTGCGACACATCCGAGCTGGAACGCGGTGTAACGCTGGCCGATTTGGGCGCCGACCATGAGGATATGGTCGAGTTGGCCTGGGGGCTGGGCGAAGCCGTGGGCACCGAAATCGATGAAAGTGATTTGAGCGTTGATTTCACGATCGGCGAGCTTTGGCGCTTTGTTCATGACGCAGAAGAAAATGCTGACCTGTGA
- the tsaA gene encoding tRNA (N6-threonylcarbamoyladenosine(37)-N6)-methyltransferase TrmO, with product METIIRPIAHIKSDFTDKFGIPRQSGLVPELTARIVFEPEYRDPNALVGLEGYSHLWLIWQFSTVAAEYAAGKSWRPTVRPPRLGGNARRGVFATRSPYRPNALGLSCVELSGIENGDILVKGADLLDGTPIFDIKPYLPYVDAHPEARGGFTEQTAAYALEVQCPQPLLDKLPENKRAALLGVLKNDPRPAYQHDPDRVYAMDFGGYRVQFQAGESMLTVIDIQK from the coding sequence GTGGAGACTATCATCCGTCCTATTGCTCATATAAAAAGTGACTTTACCGATAAATTTGGCATCCCGCGGCAAAGCGGCCTGGTGCCGGAGCTAACCGCCCGCATCGTGTTTGAACCGGAATATCGCGACCCCAACGCGCTGGTGGGGTTAGAAGGCTACAGCCATCTGTGGCTGATCTGGCAGTTCTCGACGGTGGCGGCCGAGTATGCCGCAGGCAAAAGCTGGCGGCCCACCGTGCGCCCGCCCCGGCTGGGTGGAAACGCCCGGCGCGGTGTGTTTGCCACCCGCAGCCCTTACCGGCCCAATGCGCTGGGTCTTTCCTGCGTGGAGCTGTCGGGCATCGAGAACGGCGACATTCTGGTAAAAGGGGCCGACCTTTTGGACGGCACGCCGATCTTTGACATCAAGCCCTACCTGCCTTACGTGGATGCCCACCCCGAAGCCCGCGGTGGCTTTACCGAGCAGACGGCTGCTTACGCGCTGGAAGTACAGTGCCCGCAGCCACTTTTGGACAAACTGCCGGAAAATAAGCGGGCCGCTTTGTTAGGTGTGCTGAAAAACGATCCACGCCCGGCCTACCAGCATGACCCGGACCGTGTATATGCCATGGATTTTGGCGGTTACCGGGTGCAGTTTCAGGCCGGTGAGTCTATGTTAACTGTCATTGACATTCAAAAATAA
- a CDS encoding L,D-transpeptidase, protein MTIVRRILPVLLAAVLLSACGETKDVLPEIEQEVKQEVETVLEEVEPTPEPTQTPEEAKTMASTASNATKDAPQVTDPSTWNDAGKTIMEELEKQYAPYGMTLQAKEGTPYFLAVNRDANVVTVYTADEDGRYTVPFMAMVCSGGVDTPLGYYATPVDYDWRLLMGPSYGQYATRIFDSYLFHSVPYYSQHKDDIEYDEYNLLGTSASLGCIRLEVVDVKWIYDNCPLGTPVLIYADAENPGPMGKPGTIYTDPADTEKRGWDPTDPDPANPWDDAFETGTTIRSQAAWDQWEEQHESWQSSLTPTDLQGWSTDSSVVGTRG, encoded by the coding sequence ATGACGATTGTGCGCCGTATTTTGCCGGTACTGCTGGCGGCTGTGCTGCTTTCTGCCTGCGGAGAAACTAAGGATGTGCTCCCGGAAATCGAGCAGGAAGTTAAGCAGGAAGTGGAGACCGTGCTGGAGGAAGTAGAACCCACGCCGGAACCCACCCAGACGCCCGAGGAGGCCAAGACCATGGCATCGACGGCCAGCAACGCCACCAAGGATGCCCCGCAGGTCACCGACCCTTCCACCTGGAACGACGCCGGCAAAACCATCATGGAGGAGCTGGAAAAGCAGTATGCCCCCTACGGCATGACCCTGCAGGCAAAAGAGGGCACACCGTACTTCCTGGCCGTGAACCGCGATGCCAACGTGGTGACGGTCTACACTGCCGACGAGGACGGCCGCTACACGGTGCCCTTTATGGCCATGGTGTGCAGCGGCGGCGTGGACACCCCGCTGGGCTACTATGCCACGCCGGTGGATTACGATTGGCGGCTGCTGATGGGCCCCAGCTACGGGCAGTACGCCACACGTATTTTTGACTCCTACCTGTTCCACAGCGTGCCCTACTATAGCCAGCACAAGGACGACATCGAGTACGATGAGTACAACCTGCTGGGTACCTCGGCTAGCCTGGGCTGCATCCGGCTGGAAGTGGTGGATGTCAAGTGGATCTACGATAATTGCCCACTGGGCACGCCGGTGCTGATCTACGCCGACGCCGAGAACCCCGGCCCCATGGGCAAGCCCGGCACCATCTACACCGACCCCGCCGATACCGAGAAGCGTGGCTGGGACCCCACCGACCCTGACCCGGCCAACCCATGGGATGATGCCTTTGAGACCGGCACCACCATCCGCAGCCAGGCGGCCTGGGACCAGTGGGAGGAGCAGCACGAAAGCTGGCAATCCAGCCTGACCCCCACCGACCTGCAGGGCTGGAGCACTGATTCCAGCGTTGTGGGCACCCGCGGTTAA
- a CDS encoding ABC transporter ATP-binding protein — protein MAPIIRTEKLRKVYAVGKERVVALNDVDLAIEKGEFCCIVGQSGSGKSTLLNQLAGLEKPTRGKVFIGKHEISAMNETELAQFRQQHLGFIFQSYNLLPTMTAAENVALPLMFKGIDKKTRLKLARKELKSMGLLGRANHLPTEMSGGQQQRVGIARAFVSNPKVIFADEPTGNLDSKTSKQVLYRMLELTKNQQVTFVMVTHEPELAECADRVVTILDGKVCSNVVQDEATKTRNREGLFADLQGDMSIGGDAAKEKSN, from the coding sequence TTGGCACCCATCATACGAACCGAAAAACTGCGCAAAGTCTACGCTGTTGGAAAAGAGCGCGTTGTAGCGTTGAATGACGTAGACCTTGCGATCGAAAAAGGCGAATTTTGCTGCATCGTCGGCCAATCCGGCAGCGGTAAGTCTACCCTGCTGAACCAGCTGGCCGGGTTGGAAAAGCCCACCCGCGGCAAAGTTTTCATTGGCAAACACGAGATCAGCGCCATGAACGAAACCGAATTGGCGCAGTTCCGGCAGCAGCATCTGGGGTTCATCTTCCAGAGCTACAACCTGCTGCCCACGATGACCGCCGCAGAAAATGTCGCATTACCGTTAATGTTTAAGGGTATCGACAAAAAGACCCGCCTAAAGCTGGCCCGCAAGGAACTGAAAAGTATGGGCCTGCTTGGCCGCGCCAACCACCTGCCCACTGAGATGAGCGGCGGCCAGCAGCAGCGTGTGGGCATCGCCCGTGCCTTTGTCAGCAATCCCAAAGTCATTTTTGCTGATGAACCTACCGGCAACCTGGACTCCAAAACCAGTAAGCAGGTATTGTACCGCATGCTGGAGCTGACCAAGAACCAGCAGGTCACTTTCGTCATGGTCACCCACGAGCCGGAACTAGCCGAATGTGCGGACCGGGTCGTGACCATTTTGGACGGTAAAGTCTGCTCCAACGTGGTGCAGGACGAGGCCACCAAAACCCGCAACCGCGAAGGACTGTTTGCCGACCTGCAGGGCGATATGTCCATCGGAGGCGACGCGGCAAAAGAAAAAAGTAACTGA
- the nifJ gene encoding pyruvate:ferredoxin (flavodoxin) oxidoreductase gives MPRAKQSMDGNTAAAHVAYAFTDVAAIYPITPSSPMADTVDQWSAAGLKNIFGNQVKVVEMESEAGAAGAVHGSLGTGAITTTFTASQGLLLMIPNMYKIAAEQLPCVFDVSARTVATQSLNIFGDHSDVMAVRQTGFAMLAESNPQEVMDLSPVAHLSAIEGHVPFVNFFDGFRTSHEIQKIEKWDYADLKEMCNMEAVEEFRAKALNPEHPKMRGSHENGDVFFQHREACNPAYEALPAVVEKYMAKINEKLGTNYDLFNYYGAEDADRVIIAMGSICDVAEEVVDYLTAKGEKVGLVLVRLYRPWVSSALLKVLPKTVKKIAVLDRTKEPGSLGEPLYLDVATTLREAGMNDVVLTGGRYGLGSKDTPPSSVFAIYTELEKDAPKPRFTIGITDDVTNLSLPEVKPAPITSAPGTKECKFWGLGGDGTVGANKNSTKIIGDHTDKYIQAYFQYDSKKTGGVTISHLRFGDKPIRSPYYINQADFVACHNPAYIHMGMKMVQDVKPGGVFMINCQWTDEELDEHLNAADKKYIADNNIQLYTINAIDKAIEIGMGKRTNTILQSAFFKLADVMPIDDAVEYMKAAAKKSYGKKGDAVVQMNWKAIDAGLDAVHKVEVPASWSNPAADPAPKALKGPDALVKQIRDIMEPIARMDGDSLPVSAFEGNVNGEWEQGASAYEKRGTAVMVPEWDAEKCIQCNQCAFVCSHATIRPFCLTADEAANAPESTKLADTKPKASEYKFTMAVSPLDCMGCGECVTVCPTKAIEMKPQESQSAQQAAFDYCVENIRKKDNVPGVVSEVSVKGSQFNQPLLEFSGSCAGCAETSYARLITQLFGEKMFISNATGCSSIWGGTASISPYTTNKESGHGPAWINSLFEDNAEHGLGMQIGYETVRANLITKVEALKGKNADLDAAIDNFLATKNNTKANDAPAKALVAALEADGSAEAAEILKDKQYLAKKSFWIFGGDGWAYDIGYGGLDHVLASGHDVNVMVFDTEMYSNTGGQASKASNIGEVCQFAAAGKEISKKSLAEICMTYGYIYVAQIALGANMAQAVKVIAEAEAYPGPSLIIGYAPCELHGVKGGMTNCQNEMKKAVAAGYWNLFSFNPAAKAEGKNPFTLTSKAGDMSKYQEFLANETRYSRLARAFPDRAKELFEKNQEVADARYTHLTKLVDLYK, from the coding sequence ATGCCCAGAGCAAAACAGTCTATGGACGGCAATACCGCTGCGGCGCATGTAGCTTATGCATTCACCGATGTGGCTGCCATCTACCCCATCACCCCCTCCAGCCCCATGGCCGACACTGTTGACCAGTGGAGCGCTGCCGGTCTGAAGAACATCTTCGGCAACCAGGTCAAGGTTGTTGAGATGGAGTCCGAGGCCGGTGCTGCCGGTGCCGTGCACGGTTCTCTCGGTACTGGTGCTATCACCACCACCTTCACCGCCTCTCAGGGCCTGCTGCTGATGATCCCCAACATGTACAAGATCGCAGCCGAGCAGCTGCCCTGCGTCTTCGACGTGTCTGCCCGTACCGTTGCTACCCAGTCCCTGAACATCTTCGGTGACCACAGCGACGTTATGGCTGTTCGTCAGACCGGCTTCGCTATGCTGGCTGAGAGCAACCCGCAGGAAGTTATGGACCTGTCTCCCGTGGCTCATCTGTCTGCCATCGAGGGTCACGTTCCCTTCGTGAACTTCTTCGACGGTTTCCGTACTTCTCACGAGATCCAGAAGATCGAGAAGTGGGACTACGCCGATCTGAAGGAAATGTGCAACATGGAGGCTGTCGAGGAGTTCCGTGCTAAGGCCCTGAACCCCGAACACCCCAAGATGCGCGGTTCTCACGAGAACGGCGACGTCTTCTTCCAGCATCGTGAGGCTTGCAACCCCGCTTACGAGGCCCTGCCCGCTGTTGTTGAGAAGTACATGGCCAAGATCAACGAGAAGCTGGGTACCAACTACGACCTGTTCAACTACTACGGCGCCGAGGATGCTGACCGCGTCATCATCGCCATGGGCTCCATCTGCGACGTTGCAGAGGAAGTTGTTGACTACCTGACCGCTAAAGGCGAGAAGGTTGGCCTGGTTCTGGTCCGCCTGTATCGTCCCTGGGTTTCTTCCGCTCTGCTGAAGGTCCTGCCCAAGACGGTCAAGAAGATCGCTGTTCTGGACCGCACCAAGGAGCCCGGCTCCCTGGGCGAGCCCCTGTACCTGGATGTTGCCACCACCCTGCGTGAGGCTGGCATGAACGATGTCGTTCTGACCGGCGGCCGCTACGGCCTGGGCTCCAAGGACACCCCGCCGTCCTCTGTCTTCGCTATCTACACCGAGCTGGAGAAGGACGCTCCGAAGCCCCGCTTCACCATCGGTATTACCGACGATGTGACCAACCTCAGCCTGCCTGAGGTCAAGCCCGCTCCCATCACCTCCGCCCCCGGCACCAAGGAGTGCAAGTTCTGGGGTCTCGGCGGCGACGGTACTGTCGGTGCTAACAAGAACTCCACCAAGATCATCGGCGACCATACTGACAAGTACATTCAGGCTTACTTCCAGTATGACTCCAAGAAGACCGGTGGCGTTACCATCAGCCATCTGCGTTTCGGCGATAAGCCCATCCGCAGCCCCTACTACATCAACCAGGCTGACTTCGTGGCCTGCCACAACCCCGCTTACATCCACATGGGCATGAAGATGGTCCAGGATGTCAAGCCGGGCGGCGTCTTCATGATCAACTGCCAGTGGACCGATGAGGAGCTGGACGAGCATCTGAACGCTGCTGATAAGAAGTACATTGCTGATAACAACATTCAGCTGTACACCATCAACGCTATTGATAAGGCTATCGAGATTGGTATGGGCAAGCGCACCAACACCATTCTGCAGTCTGCCTTCTTCAAGCTGGCTGACGTCATGCCCATCGACGACGCTGTCGAGTACATGAAGGCCGCTGCCAAGAAGAGCTACGGCAAGAAGGGCGACGCTGTTGTCCAGATGAACTGGAAGGCCATCGATGCCGGCCTGGACGCTGTCCATAAGGTCGAGGTCCCCGCCTCCTGGTCCAACCCCGCTGCTGATCCGGCTCCGAAGGCCCTGAAGGGACCCGACGCCCTGGTCAAGCAGATTCGCGATATCATGGAGCCCATCGCCCGTATGGACGGCGACAGCCTGCCTGTTTCTGCCTTCGAGGGCAACGTCAACGGCGAGTGGGAGCAGGGTGCTTCTGCTTACGAGAAGCGCGGCACTGCTGTTATGGTTCCCGAGTGGGATGCTGAGAAGTGCATCCAGTGCAACCAGTGTGCATTTGTTTGCTCTCATGCTACCATCCGTCCGTTCTGCCTGACCGCTGATGAGGCCGCCAACGCTCCCGAGAGCACCAAGCTGGCCGACACCAAGCCCAAGGCAAGCGAGTACAAGTTCACCATGGCTGTTTCTCCTCTGGACTGCATGGGTTGCGGCGAGTGCGTCACCGTCTGCCCCACCAAGGCCATCGAGATGAAGCCGCAGGAGAGCCAGTCCGCTCAGCAGGCTGCTTTCGACTACTGCGTCGAGAACATCCGCAAGAAGGACAACGTCCCCGGTGTTGTTTCCGAGGTTTCCGTCAAGGGTTCTCAGTTCAACCAACCGCTGCTTGAGTTCTCTGGCTCCTGCGCAGGCTGCGCCGAGACCTCTTATGCCCGCCTGATCACCCAGCTGTTCGGCGAGAAGATGTTCATCTCCAACGCTACCGGCTGCTCCTCTATCTGGGGTGGTACCGCTTCTATCAGCCCGTACACCACCAACAAAGAGTCTGGCCACGGCCCCGCCTGGATCAACTCTCTGTTCGAGGACAACGCTGAGCACGGCCTGGGCATGCAGATCGGTTATGAGACCGTCCGCGCCAACCTGATCACCAAGGTTGAGGCCCTGAAGGGCAAGAATGCTGACCTGGATGCTGCCATTGACAACTTCCTGGCCACCAAGAACAACACCAAGGCCAACGACGCTCCTGCAAAGGCTCTGGTCGCAGCTCTCGAGGCTGACGGCAGCGCCGAGGCTGCTGAGATCCTGAAGGATAAGCAGTACCTGGCTAAGAAGAGCTTCTGGATCTTCGGCGGCGACGGCTGGGCATACGACATTGGTTACGGCGGTTTGGATCACGTCCTGGCTTCCGGCCACGATGTCAACGTTATGGTCTTCGACACCGAGATGTACTCCAACACCGGCGGACAGGCTTCCAAGGCCTCCAACATCGGTGAGGTCTGCCAGTTCGCTGCTGCCGGTAAGGAAATCAGCAAGAAGTCTCTGGCTGAGATCTGCATGACCTACGGCTACATCTATGTTGCTCAGATTGCTCTGGGCGCCAACATGGCTCAGGCTGTCAAGGTCATCGCTGAGGCCGAGGCTTATCCCGGCCCGTCTCTGATCATCGGCTACGCTCCCTGCGAGCTGCACGGTGTTAAGGGCGGCATGACCAACTGCCAGAACGAGATGAAGAAGGCAGTTGCTGCTGGTTACTGGAACCTGTTCTCCTTCAACCCCGCTGCTAAGGCAGAGGGCAAGAATCCGTTCACCCTGACCTCCAAGGCTGGCGATATGTCCAAGTATCAGGAGTTCCTGGCTAACGAGACTCGTTACAGCCGTCTGGCACGCGCCTTCCCGGATCGTGCTAAGGAGCTGTTCGAGAAGAACCAGGAAGTTGCCGATGCTCGTTACACCCACCTGACCAAGCTGGTCGACCTGTACAAGTAA